The DNA segment CTGCAAGGCCTGCTTTTGCAACGCGATGGCCCTGGCTTTATCGCCTTCTGAAGCATATACAAGGGCCAGGTTGTTGATCATCGTAATATTCAATCCGTAATACTCAGGACTATTGCTGCGTTCTATTCCTTTCTGCAGGTAAAGTTTGGCTTTCTCCGATTCCCCGGTTTCTCTGTATACGACACCAAGGTGGTTGAAGATGTTCAGTGAAATATTGGAGAAAGGAAGCTGTTCATTGAGCGCTTCCGCTTTTTTCAGATACTCCAGCGCTTTGGTAAAATCCTTATTGTCCTGGTGGGCCCATGATATGCTGTAATTGGCCTCCATCATACCGAACCGGTCGCCTGTTTTTTCCGACAGGTTCAGGGCGGAGAAGAACCATTTCATGGCTTCATCGTACTTCCCGTTCCTGAGGTCCACCACGCCCAGCCGTATCATGGCGGCGGCTGTTCCTTTCTGATCACCTTTCCGTTTAAACAAATCAAAGGCTGTGGTATATTTTTGTTGCGCGCTGTCGAATGCGCCGTTGTTGTCGTCCATCATGCCCAGTTGCATCAGCATTTTCGCTATACCGATACTGTCATTCGTGCTGAGTGCAAGGTCCATTCCCTTCCCGGCGAAAAAGACCGCTGAATCTGTTTTATAATAACGGTAATATTTTATGACCCTTTCATAATCATCCACTGAAGTTTTTCCCTTCAGCACATTACGGGTGCCCTCCTGTGCCATAAGGCCGGAAAAAGACAAGAGTAGCAATAAAAAAACGAGGGGTTTACTCATAAGCATAATACAGCGCTTACAGCGCCTTACAGGATGCAAAGATACGTTTGTGTCCGCGCAACTTTATGGCTAAACCGTACGGACCGTTTCCCATGTATCTTCATTCCTCAGTTGAATAAAAGGTTCTTCCTGATGCCCAGCTTTTTAATGCGTGCGTTTAAAGTGGAAACCGGAAGGTTTAATATGGCCGCCGCGCCACCTTCCCCATAAACTTTCCCTTTGCATTTTTGCAATACCGCGATGATATGGTCCCTTTCATTTTCTTCAAGCGTTTTTAAGCGCGGTTCTCCTGGCTCCGGCAATGTTTTGGCCATACCGGACGGCAGTTGCAGTTCCCGGATCACGGGGCCCGTGGTGAGCAATACGGAACGCTCCACCAGGTGTTCAAGTTCCCGCACGTTGCCCGGCCAGGCATAGCGCATGAGCTGGTTCATGACGCCCGCCGAAACCTGTTTTACCTTTTTCCCCGCGTTGCGGGCGTATTTTTCGAGGAAACCCGGCACCAGCAAAGGGATATCTTCTTTTCTTTCCCGGAGCGGGGGAAGCAGTACAGGGAACACGTTCAGCCTGTAGAACAAGTCCTGCCTGAAATTACCGGCATCCACTTCCTTTTCCAGGTTGCGGTTGGTGGCGGCGATGATGCGCACGTTTAATTTAATAGGCGCTTTCCCGCCGATGCGTTCAATCTCTTTCTCCTGGATGGCGCGCAGCAGTTTCACCTGTAACTCCAGCGGCATTTCGCCGATCTCGTCGAGGAACAAAGTGCCGTTATTGGCCAGTTCGAATTTACCGATCTTTCTTTCGAAGGCGCCGGTGAAACTTCCTTTTTCATGCCCGAACAATTCACTTTCCACCAGGTTAGCGGGCAGGGCCGCGCAATTTACTTTTACCAGCAGTTTATTCTTCCGGGGCGAGGCGTTGTGAATGGCACGCGCCACCAGTTCCTTACCGGTTCCGGTTTCGCCCAGCACCAGCACGGTACTGTTTGTTGGCGCCACTTTGGCGATCTGGCTGAAGACCTCCTGCATCACCGTACTCTTTCCCACCATTTCATTGAAGGAATAAGCGCTGCTCATTTCTTCCAGCAGGTATTGGTTCTCTTCTTCCAACCTCATTTTATACTGACTAATTTCCCTGAGTTGGTCGGCCAGTTTTTCGTTGGCCAGCATGTTCGCCATTACCGTACCCAACTGGTTGGCGATGCCCTGTACGAGGCCCATCTGGTGGGATGTAAAAGAGATTTTCTTTTTTGAAAAAAGAAACATCGCGCCAATGGGTGTGTTCCCTTCCCGCAGGGAAACCCCCACCATATCCGAAATGCCGTTCTGGTGCAGGAAAGTGATATAAGATAAGGGCCGGGGGGCGGAAGCCAGTTCATGCAGGTCGAACAGAACAGGTATTTCGGAATGAAGCGCCCATTCGAATACGCCGTCGGGGAAAGCATGGTGCGCCACGGCCATTTCTTCGTAATCAGGATCGTTCACGCGCTCCGCGGCATCGTTCAAGGCAAAGGCGCTGAATGTTTTCCCGTTGTCGTCCACACGGGCTATGCTGATATCATTATAGAAAGAGAGTTGTTCCAGCAGGCTCCTTAACAGGGGCAACAAATCTTTTTTATGGCGCACCGCATTCAATTCCCTGGTTACTTTCAGCAAAATTTCTTTTTCCATGATGGCGCGTCGCAATGCATCTTCGTCTGTAGACCGTCGCTTTGTATCATCTTGCTGTTTTGCCATAATAAAGATTGCTTCTACGTGGCTAAATAACAACATTTATTTCACCAATTAGCCAAATATGGCTAAAAATATTTTGTCAGATATTTCATAAGTAAATAGTAATCAGCACATTATCATGTGGCATTGCTTTTGGCTTATAAGGTGGTCCTTTTTAAATACCATTCCACCCAACCATCAAGAAAAATCTTACGTTATGTCGCACACTTCAACATTTACCATGCCGCAACATTTTTCGCGCACAGACGTGGAAACCAGGCAACGGCGAGACCAATTTTCCATTCAGAGACTGGAGCAATTACTGCAACATTGTCCATCACAGGAAATAATGGAAGAACGTATGGTTCATTATGAAGTCACGTGGGTGCAGGCAGGCACAGGTTGCATTGGTATTGATTCCACCCAGCACACGATTGCCGCGAACACGTTGTACTGCGCCGTTCCGGGCCAGGTACGCAGGCTGCTCCTGAACGAAGGTACGCGTGGCTACAGGCTATCGTTCTCCCGCGATTTTCTTTTCCTGAGCACTCCGGGGGCCGGACCGGTATCCCGGCTCGACAGTTATGGCAGCGAAAACTGCATCCCGGTGCT comes from the Parasegetibacter sp. NRK P23 genome and includes:
- a CDS encoding sigma 54-interacting transcriptional regulator translates to MAKQQDDTKRRSTDEDALRRAIMEKEILLKVTRELNAVRHKKDLLPLLRSLLEQLSFYNDISIARVDDNGKTFSAFALNDAAERVNDPDYEEMAVAHHAFPDGVFEWALHSEIPVLFDLHELASAPRPLSYITFLHQNGISDMVGVSLREGNTPIGAMFLFSKKKISFTSHQMGLVQGIANQLGTVMANMLANEKLADQLREISQYKMRLEEENQYLLEEMSSAYSFNEMVGKSTVMQEVFSQIAKVAPTNSTVLVLGETGTGKELVARAIHNASPRKNKLLVKVNCAALPANLVESELFGHEKGSFTGAFERKIGKFELANNGTLFLDEIGEMPLELQVKLLRAIQEKEIERIGGKAPIKLNVRIIAATNRNLEKEVDAGNFRQDLFYRLNVFPVLLPPLRERKEDIPLLVPGFLEKYARNAGKKVKQVSAGVMNQLMRYAWPGNVRELEHLVERSVLLTTGPVIRELQLPSGMAKTLPEPGEPRLKTLEENERDHIIAVLQKCKGKVYGEGGAAAILNLPVSTLNARIKKLGIRKNLLFN